The Desulfovibrio fairfieldensis sequence ACCGCGCCTACGGTGATCCGCTCCCTGATGCGCCTGGGCGAAGCCTGGGCAGAGCGCTATGACCTGCGCAGCCTGCGCATTCTGGGGTCGGTGGGCGAACCCATCAACCCCGAAGCCTGGCAGTGGTACCACAAGCACATCGGCGCGGGCGAACTGCCCATTGTGGACACCTGGTGGCAGACCGAAACCGGCGGGGCCATGATCAGCCCCATGCCCTACGCCACCAAACTCAAGCCCGGCTCGGCGAGCAAGCCCCTGCCCGGCATCGACGCCGCCGTCATGGGCAGCGCGGGACGCGACGGCGAGGAAACCACCGGCGCGGGCCATCTGGTGATCCGCAAACCCTGGCCCGGCATGATGCTCGGCGTATTCAACGATGAGGAAAAATACCAGTCCTACTTCTCGCGCTTCGGCTGCTACGAGTCCGGCGACGGCGCGCAGGTGGACGCGGACGGTTATTTCTGGATTCTGGGCCGTATTGACGACTCCATCAACGTCTCCGGCCACCGTCTGTCCACGGCGGAAATCGAAGCCGTGCTGGCCGCCTGCCCCGAAGTGGGCGAAGCGGCTGTGGTGCCCATGCCCCACCGGCTCAAGGGCGAGGCCATCTACGCCTATGTGCTCACCCGCGACGAAGTGCCCTGGAGCGAGGAGTTGCGCAAGAAACTGCGCGACACCGTGCGACGCGACATCGGCGCGCTGGCCAACCCCGAATACATCCAGTTTGTGGAGGCCATGCCCAAGACCACCTCGGGCAAAATCATCCGCCGCATGCTGCGCAAAATCGCCGGCGACACGTATGAGGATATGGGCGACACCACGGCCCTGGCCGATCCCCATGTGCTGGAGGCCATCATCATCGGCCACCAGAATCTCCTCCAGGGCCAGCACGAAACCGCCACACCGGCCGGGGATGAACCGACTCCGGACGCCAAGGAAGGGGCCCCGGCGGGCGCATAACTATCTCTCATACTGTTGCGTAACTCCAAAAGGGTCGGCATTTGCCGACCCTTTTTCACTGCCGCAAATCCGTCGTGGATACGCACTCCGGCGGCCAACCGACAGCCTCGCGCAGCGCGGATATGCTACAAGGCCTTGCGCCGGATCCAGACGTGACGCGCGGCCAGCAGGCCGAAGGCCGTCCCGGCCACCAGATGGGCGCGCCCGTTACCCGTGAAGCCAAGTGCGATGCTCAGGCCGCAGGCGGCCAGCAGAGCGCGCAGCTCCAGTTTACGCGGACTCAGCCCTAAGGAGACAGTTTGTCCCCGCCGCAACAGGCCGGACCAAACGGTCATGGGGCCGCCTGCGGGTCCGTTTGCGGATGCGCCGGACCGCGCGCCCCGACAGGTCTTTGCCGGGCGACACAACTCCGGCAGGGCCGCCTCCAGATCCCGACAGATGCCGCCCAGATCCGCGTCCGGCGTCAAAAGCAGCAGAATGGAGCCCGAACCGCAACGCGCTTCCAGCACGTCGCTCTTGCCGGACAGAACAGCCAAAGCCCGTTCCCGCCCGGCGGTCCCGGCCAGGGCCGGATGGCGCAGCCGCGCCCGGCCTTCCATAGCATGCACAAGGTATGTCGGCATGAGTCCCCCTTTGTAACTTCAGGAGTTATTTGAAAATGACTTTCTTTTTTCTTGACCCATAATTAAATTTAGTGCAAGCTCTCTTCTGAGCCGGGATCCATATTCCGGCGCGGCGTCCATCAAGACCGACCCCCAAACGGCGCGCGGGGTTCTCCGCGCCACGGGGCGCCGCGCCGGACTGGCAGCACCCGGCACCATCACAGTCAACCGGCACAATGCCGACGAGAGGGAACGCGCATGAGTCAGATTGTCAGTCTCCGTCAGATGCACGTGGGCCAACAGGGGAAGATCGCCACAGTGGAGGCGCTGGGCGAAATGAACCGGCGCATTCGCGACATGGGCCTGATTCCCGGCACCACCGTTTCCGTGGTGGGACGCGCGCCGCTCAAAGATCCGGTGGCCCTGCGCCTTTCCGGGGTGACCATTTCCCTGCGCAACAGCGAGGCGGACTACATCAAGGTCGATGTGTCCGGCGTGGCCCGCTAATTTTTTATCCTGCATCAGTTGGGGCAGTTTTGTCCAATCTCGCCTCCGCCGCGCGGGCTAGCTGCGGAGGACGGGACGTGTTGTCTGCGTTCGGGGGAGTATCGCCCGTCGGCGTCCATCGCGCGGGTTGCAAAGCAAGTTGCAACGTAAAAGGAGGAGTTTATGAACAGCGGCATCAAATTCGGACTGATTTTTCTGGGCGGCATAGCCTTTGGCGCGCTGGGCGCCGTGGCCTTGAGCAAGGGCAAGCTGAACCTCAAGCCCGTGGCCGCCGACCTGATCAGCCGGGGCATGGATGTGAAAGACGCCCTGATGAGCAAGGTGGAAGCGGTCAAGGAAGACATGGAAGACCTCGCCGCTGAAGCCCGTCAGGCTTCGGAAAAGCGCAAGGCGGCCAAAGAGAGCCAGGAAACCGAGCAAGCCCAGGCCTAACCGGAACTCCCGCAGTCATTCCATTCCCGGCCTTGCGGCATCTCCCGCATGCGCCTCAGGGCCGGGACCGTTTTTTCCGGCCCGGTTCAGGGCTTTCTTTTTCAGACTGGAGCGCGCATGTCCTTTTCCATCGTCCATGAACTTCAGGGTCTCGACGGCGCCGCCGGCAGGATGCGCGTGCGCGCCAGCCGCCCCCTGTCCCCGATTCCGGCCGCCGACCTGGCCCGGAACCTGGAAGAACTGCCCGGCATCAGTGGGGTGCACGTCAACCCCCGCGTGGGCAGCCTGCTTTTTTTCTACGCCGGCCAGGAAAGCCGCGTGTCTGCCCTGCGCCTGCTGGCCGCCCATGATGCCGTGGACGCCGTGGGCGACGCGGGCCGCGCGGATCTCCCGGCCACCACGGCGGAGCTTCTGCCTGAAGAGCCGCCTGCGGGCGGCCTGTTGCCGCTGGTACGCTTTTTTATCATCCGTCCCTTTTTGCCCACGGTCTGGCGCATGGTCACCAGCGTCGCCACGGCCGTGCCTTTTTTGCTCAAGGGTCTCGGCTCCCTGCTGCGCGGCAGGCTCAGCGTGGAGGTGCTGGATGCGGCGGCCATCACCGTTTCGCTGCTTATGCGCGACTTCCGCACGGTCAGCGTGCTGACACTGCTGCTGGGACTGGGCGAGGCTCTGGAATACTGGACCCGCCGCCGCTCTCTGGACAGTCTGACCGAAAGCCTTGCCCTGAATGTGGACAGCGCCTGGCTGCTCGGCGAGGACGGCACGGAAGTCTCCGTGCCTCTGGGCCAGGTCCGCGAGGGCGATCTGGTGGTGGTGCGCGACGGCGGCTCCATCCCGGTGGACGGCATTGTGGAGGACGGCTGCGCGCTGGTCAATCAATCCTCCATGACCGGCGAACCGCTGGGCGTGCCGCGCGGCAAGGGCGCGGCGGTCTTTGCCGGAACCGTGGTGGAGGAAGGTCGTCTGGTGATCCGGGTCAGCCAGGTGGGCGACGGCACCCGCCTGCGCCAGGTGGTCACCTTCATTGAACAGTCCGAGGCGCTCAAGGCCGGCATCCAGGGCAAGACCGAACGGCTGGCCGATCTGGCCGTGCCCTTTACCTTCGGCCTGGCGGCACTGGTCTGGCTGATCACGCGCAATCCCATGCGCGCCGCTTCGGTGCTGCTGGTGGATTATTCCTGCGCGCTCAAACTGGCCACGCCCCTGGCCGTGCTGGCCGCCATGCGCGAGGGGGCGCGCCACGGCATGGCTATCAAGGGCGGTCGCTATCTGGAAGCCCTGAGCGATGCGGATACCCTGGTTTTCGACAAAACAGGCACGCTGACCAACGCCACCCCCAAGGTGGTTGCGGTCATTCCCGCCGCCGGGCATGAGCGGGACGAGGTCCTGCGGATCATGGCCTGCCTGGAAGAACATTTTCCCCATCCTGTGGCCCGCGCCGTGGTGCGCAAGGCCCAGGAAGAGGGCCTCCAGCATGAGGAAGAGCACGCCCAGGTGGAATACGTGGTGGCCCACGGCGTGGCGTCCTCCCTGTACGGCAGAAAGCTGCGGGTGGGCAGCCGCCACTATATTGAGCACGACGAGGGCGTGGACGTCTCGCCTATGGAGGCGGAGATCGCCTGCCAGGCGGCTCAAGGACGTTCCCTGCTCTATCTGGCCGAGGACGGCAAACTGGCCGGCATTCTGGCCATTGAAGACCCGTTGCGCCCCGAGGCCGCCGGAGTGGTGGAAACCCTGCGCGGCATGGGCTTCAAACGCGTGCTGATGCTCACCGGCGACGATGAGCGCACGGCACGGGCCGTGGCCGAGCGAGCGGGCATTACGGAATTCCGCGCCCAGGTCCTGCCCACGGACAAGGCCAAGGTGGTGCAGGAACTGACGGCCGACGGCTGCAAGGTGCTCATGGTGGGCGACGGCATCAACGACGCCCCGGCCCTTTCGGCCTCCCATGTGGGCGTGGCCATGATCGACGGCACGGATCTGGCGCGGGAAGTTGCCAATGTGCTGCTGACCAGGCCGGATCTGGGCGGGCTCATCGACGCGCGGCGGCTGGCCCGCAGCACCCTGCGCCGCATCCACGTGAACTTCGCGGCCACCCTGACCCTGAACAGCCTCTTTTTGGCGGGCGGCCTGTTCATGCTCTTGCAGCCCGGCGTCTCGGCCCTGCTGCATAACCTGACCACCTTGGGCGTGTCGCTCAACGCCATGCGCCCGCACCTGCGGAGCACCGAAGCCGTTGCCCCTGTGGAGGACAGCCCATGCTGAACAGCCTGCGCCTGCTCAAATACGTGACCAGTTTTTCGGACGGCCGGGTACGCATCCGTCACCCGGCCCTGCGCCGTGAAGCCGTGGCCGCCACGGCCAGAGAAAAACTGGCCGCCATTGACGGTGTGCTTTCCGTGGACTTCAATACCGTCAGCGGCTCGGTGCTGATTCTCTACGACAGCGCGCGCCTGCCCAAGGAGCGGCTTGTCGCCGTGGGCGAAGCCTGGGCCGATTATCTGGACGCGGTTCAGGCGGGCCGCCCGGCGCACGTGCCGGACTGTTGAAGCCGTTCAGGCTTGAAGCGGATTGCCCCGCGCGGATGGTATGGTTCCGCGCGGGGCAATCCGTTGTTAAAGGCAGGTCGCCGAGTCGTAGAGCAGATTACCTTTGGAATGCTCTAACGGCTCTGAAAATCAAAGGCGCAAGCGCCATCCTGGACCACCCGCCGGTACATGTCCGGTTCGGTGTCGCCCTCGGTGCTGATCAGCAGCACCACCGAGGATTCGTTCAAGCCCAGAGCCGAACGCATGGCGGCCGCCTCCGGCGCGCGCGCCAGATAATCCAGCAGGCCCACGCCCACGGCTCCGGATTCGCCGGAAACCAACGCCGGATCGCCGGGCAGGGGCGCGGCCAGCATGCGCATGCCGTTGGCCGCCAGGCCGTCCGGACAGGCCACTGCCGCGAAAGCGTGCTCCCGCAGAATCCCCCAGGCCAGGCTGCTGGGCTCGCCGCAGGCCAGACCGGCCATGATGGTGCGCATCTCCCCGGCCGCGGCATGGGCGCGGCCGTCCTCACTTCGAATGGAGCGGAAAATGCAATCGGCGCTGTGCGGCTCCATAATGACGGCCAGCGGGGCAGGACCGCCCTCTTCCGTGCCGGCAACGGCGAAAAAACTCAGTACGGCGGCGGCAAAGGAACCCACGCCCGCCTGCAACAGCAGATGCGTGGGCCGCGTGAGTCCCATGGCGCGCATCTGCTCCCGCGCTTCCAGAGCCAGGGTCGTGTAGCCCTGCATGATCCAGCGCGGGATTTCCTCATAACCGTCCCAGGCCGTGTCCTGCACCAGCACGCCGCCCATAGCCCGCGCATGCGCGGCGGCATGGCGCACCGCGTCGTCATAAGCCAGATCCGTAATTTCACAGTATGCGCCCAAGGCGCGGATGGCCGCCGCTCTGGCCTCGGCCGAGCCTTTGGGCATGAAGACCACGGCCCGCTGTCCGAACTGCCGGGCGGCCCAGGCCAGGCCCCGCCCGTGATTGCCGTCCGTGGCCGTGACAAGAGTGATCTCTCCCAGCCGGTCCCGTGCCTCGGGCCCGCAAAGGGCCGCGCGGCTGAGACCGTCCGGCGGCAGATTCAGACGGCGAGCCAGAATCCGGGCCACGGCCCAGGACGCGCCCAACCCTTTGAAGGCCTTGAGCCCGAAACGGCGGGATTCGTCCTTGACCAGGACCCGGCCCAGACCGAGCCGGGCGGCCAGGCCAGCCAGACTGCACAGGGGCGTGGGGCTATATTCCGGGAAGCCGGCGTGAAAACCACGGACATTACGTGCCCGCGCCGGACCGAAAGCGGACGGCGGAACCGGAACGGCGGCATCCGGCTGTGCGGCATAGCGGGCGTTGAGCGCCAGTTCCACGGGACGCACGGGCTTCAATCCAGTTTGGCTTCGGCCAGCCAAGACTCGAACCGCGCCAGATTCTCCCCGAAGTTGCGGCGGCCGTAGCCCATGCGGAAATAGGGCTCGTCCATGCCGTAGACGCTGCCGGGCAGGAGCAATACCCCGGCCTCACGCGCCAGGCGCTCGCAAAAGCCCTCCATCGGGCCGTCGATATGGATTTTGTGGAAGCCGATGGGCCCGGCCAGGGGGCGGTTGTGGGTAAACAGGCCCGCGTGCCGGGCGAAAAAAGCGTCGGCCAGAGCCAGATTAGCCCGGACAATGCCCCGGTTGCGCGCCAGAATGGCCGGAGCGTGGCACAGGGCCACCAGGGCCAGCTCCTCCGAGGGCGCGGCGCAACAGATGCTCAGATAATTTTTGAAGCGGCTCATGGCCGTAAGCAGGCCCCGGTCGCGGCTGACGGCCCAGCCGATGCGCAGGCCCGGCAGGCCGTAGGCCTTGGAGAGCACGCCGATGGAAACGCCCCGCTCATACAGCTCGCAGATCGCGGGACGGGCATGCCAGGCGTTTTCATCCGAGCCGTCCGGGTCTTCCAGGCCTTTGTAAACCTCATCGGCGATCACATGGATGCCGCGCCCGGCCGCAAGGGCGCAGAGCGCGCGCAGTTCCGCGTCACTCAGAGCGTAGCCCGTGGGATTGTGGGGAGTGTTGACGACAATGGCCCTGGTATGGGGACGGAGCAGGGATTCCAATGCGTCGAAATCCAGGGCCCAGCCTTGCCCTGTCTGGCGGAAGCGCCAGAAAGACAGCTCGCAGCCCACGGCCCGCGCCACCTCATACAGGGATTGGTAGGCCGGGAACATGCAGATCACGTGATCGCCCTTTTCCAGCAGCACATTCAGGCAGGAAAAAATGCCTTCCTGCGCGCCGGTCTGCACCAACACCCGGTCATTGTCCGCATTCCGGTACAGACGGGCTATGGCCTGCCTGAGTTCCGGTTTGCCGTCATTTTCGGCATAGCCGAGCCGAGTTTGCAGAAAGGCCTCGCGCGCTCCGGCCGGGTCCGGCTCCAAGGCCAGCAGTTCCGCGATGCTCAAGGCCTCGCAGTCGGACTGGGCCAGAAGGTGGGGCGCGGAAAATTCATGCTTGCCGAAAAACACTTCCAGTTCAAAATCGGGAATCCGCATGCGCTCCCTCATCGTCCGGCGCGCCGCTCCGGAGAGCTTCGTCCGAACGCTTTTCCAGACCCGGTTCGTAGACGCAGTAGCCCAGTTTGCCGCGCTTGGCCGTATACATGGCCACATCCGCCCGGCGGATCAGCTCGTCCAGGGTCAGACCGGCTTCGTCGCAACGCACGATGCCGATGCTGGGGGCAATGAGCCGCAAGGCCTCTGAAGAGCGAAAGGCTTCACGCACCAGTTTCACCAGGAGCCGCGCCTTGCGGATCAGAAAATCCAGAGGCCGGTCGCCCCAGTAAAGGGCGAATTCGTCGCCGCCCAGGCGAGCCACCACGGCCTGGGGACAGGAGGCGCGCAAAAGCTCCGCCACCGTGACCAGGGCCTGATCGCCCGCCTGATGCCCCCAGCGGTCATTGACGCTCTTGAAATGGTCCAGGTCCACATAAAGCAGGCTTTCAGCCCCGTTCGTCCCTCCGGGCTGCGCATGCTCATAGAAATAGCGCCGGTTGTACAGCCCGGTCAGGACGTCGGTATTGGCGTGGCGCGACAGCCGCCGCTCGAACTCCCGCTCCAGCGTGACGTCGCGAAAAATTACGATGGCCCCGATTCTGTTGGAAAAAACATCCAGAATATCCTGTTCCTGGACATCCAGGACAATCTCCCGGCCGTTGAGTTTCCAGCGCAGTTCCGCGCGCTCTTCCTCCCGGACCAGCTGGCCTCCGGACATGGCATTTTCCCGCCATGCCCGGCAATCGCCGCCCAGCACATCGCTGTCGGCCACCGCGAAAAATTCCTTGAATTTTTCGTTGATATTGACGATGTGATCCTCCGCGTCGGTGATCATCACGGCAAAAGGCAGGCTGCCCAGCAGCAGCTCCAGCTCGGCGCTCATGGTGGCCAGGTTGGTCACGTCATGGGCCACGCCCACTGTGCCCATGATCCGTCCGTCATCGTCGAAAAGAGGCGACTTCCAGGTTTTGAACTGGCGCATGCCCTGCTTGCTCTTGACGAATTCGTCAAAAACGCGGGTCTTGCCCTCTTCCATGACCACGGTGTCTGTTTCCAGACAGACGTACTCGCCCTTTTCGTATTCTTCCTTTTTCAGATCCCAGATATAATAATGGCCCCGCCCTTCAATGTCTTCTTTGCTTTTGCCCACGGTCCGGCAAAAACTGTCGTTGACCTTGAGGTGCGCGCCCACCGCGTCCTTGAACCAGATCAGGGAGGGCGTGGCGTTGATGACCGCATCCAGATAGTAGTGCGTGAGGCGGGAATCCCGTTGCAGCTTCAGGCCGTCAAGCAGCCTTCCGAAACGGGCGGCAAGCGCCGCCGCGCCGCACGGCCCGGCCCAGAGATCGTCGATATGATCCCAGATGCCGTCCGGCAGCCCGGCGGCCTCCGCCGGGTCAGGGGCCAGAAGGATGATGCGAGCGCCCGCTTTGGCCGCGCCGCGTATTTCGGGCAGGCAGGAAATCCGCCCGGCCTTCAGAAAAATGACGTCGTCCCGCTCCAGATCACGGCAGTCCGGACCGGGGCCGCCGCTGACGAAGACATGCTCAAAGCGCTCACGCGGCGGCACGGAACGCAGAATATTTTCCAGCTCCGCATCAGCGCCGCAGATTCTGATCCGTAATGTACACTGGTACATGCCGCCTTAGCCTCCTTCGCCGGAGCAGGCTCCGACGGACGCGCACCGTCTAGTATATTTCTTCGCTCAAAAGTAGGATTTAAGCAAGTATTCCAATCTGACGGAATAACATGTTTCTGAAAACCATACGGGATATCAGGGATAAATCAACTCAGGAACGGCGGCTGAGCAACGCCAGGCGCGCGGCTCTGGCATTGCCGTAGCGCAGCCGCCACCAGAAGCGCCGCGCGCGCAGGCGGGCGCGGTCCAGGCAGAGGTAGACCACGGGCGTGGTGTAGAGAGTCAGCAGCTGGCTGACCAACAGGCCGCCCACAATGGTGATGCCCAGAGGCTGGCGGATCTCCGCGCCGTCGCCCTGCCCCATGGCCAGGGGCACCGCGCCGAGAATGGCAGCCGCCGTGGTCATCATAATCGGCCGGAAGCGCAGCAGGCAGGCTTCGTAAATGGCCTTGTCCGGCGGCAGATGGCGGGTGCGGGAGGCCTCCAGGGCAAAGTCGATCATCATGATGGCGTTCTTTTTGACGATGCCCGCCAGCAAAAGCACGCCGATCAGCGCGATGACGCTGAACTCCATCTTGAAAAGCATCAGGGCCAGCAGGGCCCCGCCGCCCGCCGAGGGAATAGTGGAAAGGATGGTCAGGGGGTGGATCAGGCTCTCGTAGAGCACGCCCAGCACAATGTACAGCGCGGCCAGGGCCGCCAGAATCAGAATGATCTGGCTGCTCATGGTGTCGCTGAATATCTTGGCCGTGCCCTGAAAACTGCCCACGATGGTGGAGGGCATGCCGATTTTGACCCGCGCCTCGGCAATGGCCGCCTGGGCCTGGGAAAGGGAGGCCCCCTGAGCCAGATTGAAGGAAATGGTCACGGCGGCGAACTGGCCCTGATGCGCCACGGAGAGCGGCGCGAAAGCCGGGCCCACGCCGGCCACGCTGAGCAGCGGCACCAGGCCGTCCTTGCCCGGCAGGCGCACCTTGTCCAGAGCCTGCGCGCCTTCCAGCCAGTCCGGCCCGTATTCCAGCACCACGCGGTACTGGTTTTTATCCTGGTAGATGGTGGACACCTGGCGCTGCCCGAAGGCATTGTTCAGGGCCGCGTCCACATCCCGCATGGTCAGGCCCAGGCGGGCCAGAGCGTCGCGGTTCACCGTGAGCATGGTCTGGAGGCCGCGCTCCTCAATGTCGCTGTCCACGTCCTTGAACAGGGGCAGGGCCGCCAGGGCCTGCTGGAGGCGGCGGCCCCAGGTGCGCAGATCGTCCAGATTGTCGGCCTGCAGGGTATACTGGTACTGGGAGCGCGCGCTGCGCCCGCCCATCATGATGTCCTGGGCCGGTTGCAGGAAAATCTGCAGGCCCGGTTCGGACGAGAGTTTGCCGCGCAGCCGCCCGATGACCGCCTGGGCGCCGATTTTGCGCTCTTCCAGAGGCTTGAGCGAGATGAACACCCCGCCCCCGCCGCGCCCGCCGGAAATATGGGCCGAAACCTGTTCCACGGCCGGGTCCGCGCGGATCACGTCCACCAGCTTCGCCAGCTTGGTCTGCATGGCCTGAAAGGAAGCGCTCTGGTCCGCCCGGATGCCGCCCATGATCACGCCCGTGTCCTGCTGGGGGAAAAAGCCCTTGGGCACTATAATATACAGCCAGACATTTCCGGCAATGATCAGAAGCAGGGAAAGCATGGTCAGGCGCGGATGGCGCAGCACCACGGCCAGGCTGGCCGCGTAGCCGCGCTGCATGCCCGCCAGCATGGCCCCCCAGGCCTGCCCAACGCGGGTACACCACTGCCGCAGCGGTTTCAGAAAGCCGCCCCGGGCTTGCAGCAGGCGCTCCTTGCGCCGGGCCAGATCCGCGTCAAAAGGCCGCAGCAGCTTGGCGCACATCATGGGCGTGGTGGTCAGGGAAACCAGCATGGAGACCAGCACCGCCGTGGTGAGCACCACGGAAAACTCGCGGAACAGACGGCCCACAATGCCGCCCATGAACAGAATGGGCGTGAACACCGCCACCAGGGAAATAGAAATGGACACCACGGTGAAACCCACTTCGCGCGCGCCGCGCAGGGCCGCGCGCAGGGGGCTTTCGCCCATTTCCAGACGGCGGACGATGTTTTCCAGCACCACGATGGCGTCGTCCACCACAAAACCCGTGGACACGGTGAGCGCCATGAGCGAGAGGTTGTCCAAACTGTAGCCGCAGAGGTACATGACCCCGAAAGTGGCGATAAGCGAAACCGGCGCGGCCACGGCCGGAATGCTGGTGGCCCTGGCGTTGCGCAGGAACAGAAAGGTCACCAGCACCACCAGGCCCATGGCCAGCATGAGGCTTTTTTCCACTTCGCGCAAAGAGGCCCGGATGGTCAGGGAACGGTCCATGCGCAGTTCCAGATCCGCGCTTTCCGGCAGCCAGGAGCGCAGTTGCGGGATCATGGCCTTGACCCGGTCCACAGTCTCAATGATGTTGGCTCCGGGCGAGCGAAAGACGATCAGCAGGATGGCCGGTTTGCCGTTGGCCACGGCCATGTTGCGCACGTCCTGGGAGGAATCTTCTACGCGCGCCACGTCCGAGAGCCGGATGGTTTTGCCGTCCTTCTGGGCCACAATCAGCGGTTTGTAGTCCTCGGCCTTCTGCAACTGGTCGTTGGCCCCCACCAGCCAGAAATTTTCTCCGTTTTCCAACATGCCCTTGGGCAGAAAGGCATTGGCCGCGGCCAGGGATTTGCGCACGTCCTCCATGCTCACGCCCGCGCGGTTCAGGGCGTCGGGGATGGCCTCCACCCGCACGGCGGGCAGGGCCCCGCCGCCCACGGTCACTTCGCCCACGCCGGGAATCTGCGAAATTTTCTGGGCCAGCACCGTGGAAGCCGCGTCGTACAACTGGGCGCGGGTCAGCACGTCCGAGGTGATGGACAAAATCATGATCGGCGCGCCCGAGGGATTGACCTTGCGGTAGGATGGGTTGGACGGCAT is a genomic window containing:
- a CDS encoding efflux RND transporter permease subunit, yielding MSASGKPGASDKGGGTGTERRRRFGPEFIPLNISAPFIRRPVATTLLTIAIALAGMVAFGLLPVAPLPEVDFPVVVVRARMPGASPETMAATVATPLERALGRIAGVTEMTSSSSLGSSNVILQFDLDRDIDGAARDVQGAINAARSTLPTMPSNPSYRKVNPSGAPIMILSITSDVLTRAQLYDAASTVLAQKISQIPGVGEVTVGGGALPAVRVEAIPDALNRAGVSMEDVRKSLAAANAFLPKGMLENGENFWLVGANDQLQKAEDYKPLIVAQKDGKTIRLSDVARVEDSSQDVRNMAVANGKPAILLIVFRSPGANIIETVDRVKAMIPQLRSWLPESADLELRMDRSLTIRASLREVEKSLMLAMGLVVLVTFLFLRNARATSIPAVAAPVSLIATFGVMYLCGYSLDNLSLMALTVSTGFVVDDAIVVLENIVRRLEMGESPLRAALRGAREVGFTVVSISISLVAVFTPILFMGGIVGRLFREFSVVLTTAVLVSMLVSLTTTPMMCAKLLRPFDADLARRKERLLQARGGFLKPLRQWCTRVGQAWGAMLAGMQRGYAASLAVVLRHPRLTMLSLLLIIAGNVWLYIIVPKGFFPQQDTGVIMGGIRADQSASFQAMQTKLAKLVDVIRADPAVEQVSAHISGGRGGGGVFISLKPLEERKIGAQAVIGRLRGKLSSEPGLQIFLQPAQDIMMGGRSARSQYQYTLQADNLDDLRTWGRRLQQALAALPLFKDVDSDIEERGLQTMLTVNRDALARLGLTMRDVDAALNNAFGQRQVSTIYQDKNQYRVVLEYGPDWLEGAQALDKVRLPGKDGLVPLLSVAGVGPAFAPLSVAHQGQFAAVTISFNLAQGASLSQAQAAIAEARVKIGMPSTIVGSFQGTAKIFSDTMSSQIILILAALAALYIVLGVLYESLIHPLTILSTIPSAGGGALLALMLFKMEFSVIALIGVLLLAGIVKKNAIMMIDFALEASRTRHLPPDKAIYEACLLRFRPIMMTTAAAILGAVPLAMGQGDGAEIRQPLGITIVGGLLVSQLLTLYTTPVVYLCLDRARLRARRFWWRLRYGNARAARLALLSRRS